The Candidatus Dependentiae bacterium genome contains a region encoding:
- the rplU gene encoding 50S ribosomal protein L21 codes for MKDIIAFDQYAIFATGGKQYQAIPGKTVSIEKIEGNAGDKVEFKEVLFRKTGEDKFEIGQPFVNGAVLHASIVKQDKGPKVIVFRHKRRHKQRTKKGHRQLMTIIRIESI; via the coding sequence ATGAAAGATATTATAGCATTTGATCAATATGCAATTTTTGCAACAGGTGGAAAACAGTATCAGGCAATACCTGGAAAAACAGTTTCAATAGAAAAAATTGAGGGAAATGCCGGAGATAAAGTTGAATTTAAAGAAGTGTTATTTCGCAAAACTGGTGAAGATAAATTCGAAATAGGACAACCGTTTGTTAACGGTGCAGTTTTGCATGCTTCTATTGTAAAACAAGATAAAGGTCCCAAAGTAATAGTTTTCAGACATAAAAGACGTCATAAACAACGAACCAAAAAAGGTCATAGACAATTAATGACCATAATTAGAATTGAATCAATCTAA
- a CDS encoding TrkA family potassium uptake protein, producing MKCTVIGLGRFGYQLATSLADQGMEVLAIDSNETIIASIRDKVTQAVCLRVTSEDSLLTLGIEDMDTVVVAMGEDFAQSILITALLKKNLNVKNVISRAVSKIHENILILVGADRVVFPEQDIGIKLANNLAFSLIEFFQVTEKFALTEIEAPKSFVGKTLSSINLKKSRQVSCIGVNVDDEINLIDPDYIVQQGDKLLFAGNNDKLADLAEEKEEE from the coding sequence ATGAAATGTACTGTTATTGGTTTAGGACGTTTCGGATATCAATTAGCAACATCTCTTGCCGATCAAGGCATGGAAGTTTTGGCAATTGATAGCAACGAAACAATAATTGCCTCAATTAGAGATAAAGTGACGCAAGCAGTTTGCCTAAGAGTTACAAGCGAAGATTCTCTTTTAACACTTGGCATAGAAGACATGGATACTGTAGTTGTTGCAATGGGGGAAGATTTTGCTCAATCAATTTTAATTACGGCATTACTTAAGAAAAATCTAAATGTAAAAAATGTTATATCACGAGCCGTAAGCAAAATTCACGAAAATATTTTAATTCTGGTTGGTGCCGACAGAGTTGTATTCCCTGAACAAGATATAGGAATAAAACTTGCAAATAATTTAGCTTTTTCTTTAATAGAATTTTTTCAAGTAACGGAAAAATTTGCACTAACTGAAATTGAAGCACCAAAAAGCTTTGTAGGTAAAACTCTTTCCAGCATAAATCTTAAAAAATCACGCCAAGTTTCATGTATAGGTGTGAATGTAGATGATGAAATAAATTTAATAGATCCGGATTATATAGTTCAGCAAGGCGATAAATTATTATTCGCCGGTAATAATGATAAGTTAGCAGATCTGGCAGAAGAAAAAGAAGAAGAATAA
- a CDS encoding DedA family protein codes for MNIIRKIYDWMGKKVHSKYANLWLAALFFIEAIFFIPVDPLLILFCVENSKKSLKYATIATLSSVAGGVFAYGIGKLMWDTIGINLVKWIISESAFNAAILKYKLYQNWAVLIAGFTPLPYKAVTLSAGFCGLSLLPFIFYSIISRGARFFLVAGSIRIWGPQIKIFIDRYFNQLVILFTIILIASVWLLK; via the coding sequence ATGAATATTATACGAAAAATATATGACTGGATGGGAAAAAAAGTACATTCAAAATATGCCAACTTGTGGCTTGCAGCACTTTTTTTTATAGAAGCTATTTTTTTTATTCCTGTAGACCCATTGCTTATACTTTTTTGTGTAGAAAATAGTAAAAAATCATTAAAATATGCAACCATTGCAACTTTATCATCTGTAGCGGGCGGTGTTTTTGCTTATGGTATAGGCAAATTGATGTGGGATACCATTGGCATAAACTTGGTTAAATGGATAATATCCGAATCTGCATTTAATGCCGCAATATTAAAATATAAACTTTATCAAAATTGGGCAGTTTTAATTGCAGGTTTTACACCATTACCATATAAAGCAGTAACATTATCTGCCGGATTTTGTGGTTTATCACTATTACCATTTATCTTTTATTCAATAATATCCAGAGGCGCCAGATTTTTTCTAGTTGCAGGGTCTATTAGAATATGGGGACCTCAAATTAAAATTTTTATTGACCGATATTTTAACCAATTGGTAATATTATTTACAATAATTCTTATAGCCAGCGTTTGGCTTTTAAAATAA
- a CDS encoding glycine--tRNA ligase yields MSSNVTLEKIVSLCKRRGFVYQSAEIYSGLNGVYDFGPLGSQLKQNIKNAWIQDLNRGKEDIVFLDGSILGAQQVWQASGHADNFSDPLVDCQNCKKRFRSDDINLEKPCPSCGIKKWTDIRQFKLMFETQLGAVSSESNIAYLRPETAQSIFINFKNVLSSTKVKIPFGIAQIGKAFRNEITPKQFLFRMREFEQMEMEFFCKGEDANNFFELWVERRLNFYKNIGLNMQNIKTRHHAQDELAHYSKACIDVEYNFPFGFKELEGIAYRTNFDLSQHAKFSGKDLSVFDDEKKESFVPHVVECSVGVDRLFLTLLFDAYTEDEVEGEIRTSLRLSPKIAPVTAAILPLSKNLSENSIKIYDHLKKNGFRVQFDESGSIGKRYRRQDEIGTPVCITYDFESIEDNKVTVRDRDSLKQERISIDQIEYYLNNILNK; encoded by the coding sequence ATGTCCTCAAATGTAACCCTTGAAAAAATAGTGTCTCTATGTAAGCGCAGAGGTTTTGTCTATCAAAGTGCCGAAATTTATTCGGGATTGAATGGCGTTTACGATTTTGGCCCACTCGGATCACAATTAAAACAAAATATTAAAAACGCATGGATTCAAGATTTAAATAGAGGTAAAGAGGATATTGTATTTTTGGATGGATCAATTTTGGGAGCACAACAGGTTTGGCAAGCCTCAGGCCACGCTGATAACTTCAGCGATCCATTGGTTGATTGCCAAAATTGTAAAAAAAGATTTCGATCTGACGATATAAATCTGGAAAAACCTTGCCCATCTTGTGGTATAAAAAAATGGACCGACATTCGACAATTTAAACTAATGTTTGAAACACAACTTGGAGCTGTTAGCAGCGAATCAAATATTGCTTACTTAAGGCCGGAAACAGCCCAATCAATTTTTATAAATTTTAAAAATGTTTTAAGTTCTACAAAAGTTAAAATTCCATTCGGAATTGCCCAGATAGGTAAAGCATTTAGAAACGAAATCACTCCTAAGCAATTTTTATTCAGAATGCGCGAATTTGAACAAATGGAAATGGAATTTTTTTGCAAAGGCGAAGATGCCAATAATTTCTTTGAGCTTTGGGTAGAACGTAGATTAAATTTTTACAAAAATATCGGTCTAAATATGCAAAATATAAAAACCAGACATCATGCTCAAGATGAGCTTGCGCACTATTCAAAAGCTTGCATAGACGTTGAATACAACTTTCCATTTGGTTTTAAAGAACTTGAGGGAATAGCATATAGAACAAACTTTGATCTTTCTCAACATGCAAAATTTTCCGGAAAAGATTTATCCGTATTTGATGATGAAAAGAAAGAATCATTTGTTCCACATGTTGTTGAATGTTCCGTTGGTGTAGATAGATTATTTTTAACATTATTATTTGATGCCTATACTGAAGATGAAGTTGAAGGCGAAATACGAACAAGCTTAAGATTAAGCCCTAAAATTGCACCGGTTACTGCAGCAATTTTACCATTAAGTAAAAATTTATCTGAAAACAGTATAAAAATTTACGATCACTTAAAAAAGAATGGTTTTAGGGTTCAGTTTGACGAATCCGGATCGATAGGCAAAAGATATAGAAGGCAAGACGAAATTGGCACACCTGTTTGCATAACATATGATTTTGAAAGTATTGAAGATAATAAAGTTACAGTACGAGATCGTGATAGTTTAAAACAAGAAAGAATTTCAATAGATCAAATCGAATATTATTTAAATAATATTTTGAATAAATAA
- a CDS encoding queuosine precursor transporter, translating to MNELIFFLHIISVVVATFLALRLGKSALVGLICLETVLSNLFVLKQMTIFGLNATCADVFVIGIVLGINLLQEYFGIEFSKKTIKISFFAMFFYLLMSFIHLSYIPSQHDWAHILFNEILRFTPRIVIASMFAYFVSLRFNASFYARLNEKFDGKYLVLRNIISIIFTQLIDTIIFVFVGLFGIVGSPVQVIVVGFSIKVLITFIAMPIIGFTKKYLIKNLDSNDF from the coding sequence ATGAACGAATTAATATTTTTTTTACACATCATATCTGTTGTAGTAGCTACGTTTTTAGCCTTAAGATTGGGTAAAAGTGCCTTAGTTGGACTTATTTGTCTTGAAACGGTGCTATCAAATCTATTTGTTTTGAAGCAAATGACGATTTTTGGATTAAATGCTACATGTGCAGATGTTTTTGTCATAGGAATAGTTTTAGGTATAAATTTGCTACAAGAATATTTTGGCATTGAGTTTTCAAAAAAAACTATAAAAATTAGCTTTTTTGCCATGTTTTTTTATCTTTTAATGTCATTTATTCACTTATCTTATATTCCAAGCCAGCATGATTGGGCTCATATTTTATTTAATGAAATCTTGCGATTTACGCCAAGGATTGTTATTGCTTCCATGTTTGCTTATTTTGTTTCTTTAAGATTTAATGCAAGCTTTTATGCCCGATTAAACGAAAAATTTGATGGAAAATATTTGGTTTTGAGAAATATTATTTCAATAATATTTACACAATTGATCGACACGATCATATTTGTTTTTGTTGGGTTGTTTGGAATAGTTGGGTCTCCGGTACAAGTTATAGTTGTCGGATTTTCTATAAAAGTATTAATTACATTCATAGCTATGCCAATTATTGGTTTTACGAAAAAATATTTGATAAAAAACTTGGATTCAAATGACTTCTAA